The following nucleotide sequence is from Phycisphaera sp..
GGCGGTGACAACGGCAACGATGGGCTTGTCGCCCTCGAACGAGATTGAGGCCAGGTCGGTAGTGACGGGCATGAACTCGGGTGCCGGTGCGGTGCCACCGCCTATCAGCATGCGCGCCATGAGCAGGCCTGCCACCACAACGATGGCCGCCGTGGTGATCAAGCCCCCGAGGGATTTTTGAGGCTTGGTCGCGGCTTCGGCGGGCTGGCTCGGCGTGCTATCCATGTGTCGGCTCCAATCGGTACCCTGTGGGTGAACCCAGAGCGGCACGCGAGTATTCGTCCGAACTTGGGTATGCAGAACGCACGCGGTTACTGGACGAGTAGCGGCTCGGTCAGGTCGTTGAGGCTCACGATGCCGGCGGGCTTGTCGTTCTGTACCACGATCGCCAGATCGGCCTCGGCGGCCAGGATGCGACGGATGGCGACCACCGTGGGTGTGTCAGGGGAGACCAGCACCGCCGGGCGGAGGTGGTCGGGCTCGATGGGATCGCCGGCCAGCAGGGATATGGCCGACGCGACGCCCAGCACCCGCCCTTGACCATCGGTGACGGGCACGGTGGTGGCGGGCTTGGTGCCGAGCGTCTTGCGGATGCGAGCGTGCGACCAGTCGGCGTGGACCTTCTGGGCCATCGACCACGAGAGCATCTCGTCGCCCACGCGGCCGCGCCCCAGCGCGAGTGCGCGGTCGAGCAGCGTCGAATGGTCGTCGCTCATGCCGGTCGGGCCGCCGGCTTCCTTCAGTATGTTGGCCATGCGTTGGCGTGCGTCCGACGAGCCACCAAGGCCGCCGCCGCCGATGAGTCGCGTCATGAGGCTGCCGGCAAGCATCACGAGCGGGACGATGCCGATCATGACATAGAACGTGCGTAGCCCGCGCAGGACCGGGGCGAAGAGGTAGGTCAGCCGGTCGGCACCGGTGCGGAAGAGTTCCTTGGGCAACGATTCGCCGAAGATGAGGATGATTGGCGTGACCACGATCGATTGCATGACAAGCGTGAGGATCGGGCCCAGCCCGGCCGAACCCAACAGGGCGGACACGCCCAGCACGCCGATGTAGTTGCACACGTTGTTGTGAACGAGCAGTGTCGAGAGCAAGCGATCGGTCCGGCGGATCTCGGTGCGCAGCATGACCGCCGCCGGCTCGCCGTGCAGCGCGCGGGTCTCGAGGCCCAGCCGCCCCAGCGCGTAGACGCCCATCTCCAGCCCGCTGGCGAGCGCCGACCCAGCCAGACCGATCAGCGCGAGCAACGACCACAGTGCCGCTTCGCCCCAACTCATGGCTGGTCCTCGGGAGCGGGCATCGGTTGGGCAACCGGGCGCACCAGCACACGCTCTATGGTGCGGCCCGCGACGCGTTCGACCTCGACGTGGACGGGGCCGAAGTCCACCGAATCGCCCACCTCGGCCAGCCGCCCGAGTGAGGCCATGACCGCGCCGGCGATGGTGACCGCCTCGGGCGGAAGGCCGAAGTCCTGCGTGCGATGCTCGGTGAACAGGCGGGCCAACTCGCTCACGGGCATGCGCCCCGGTGCGCTCCAGCAGCCAAGGCCGACCATGATGATGCCATCCGCGCCGGTCTGGCCTTGCTCGATGGGCATGCCGACCAGACCGCGCAGGAGGTCGGCAAAGCCGAGCATGCCGGTGCTCTCGCCGTGCTCGTCGACGCACACGGCTGTGCGGGCCTTGCGCTCGCGGAGCTGGTTGAGGACGCGATCGAGGCGAGCATTCTCGGGCACGTAGATGGGCATATCCAGGACGGGCTTGCCCTCGGCCAGCGTGGCCTTGACGTCGAGGATGCGGGTGATGGTGACCCCATGCTCGTCGAACACGGGCAGGCGATGGTTACCGGCGCGGTGGGCGTATTGCACGAGTTCGTCGATGGGCATCTGCGGCGTCACCGAGTGAAGGTCGAGGCGTGGTGTCATCGCCACACGAGCACGGACCGCGCTGAGGCCTACGACGCCTTCGAGCAGTTCTTGCTCATGGTCGTCGATCGTTCCACCGTGCGCGCCGGCTCGAATGAGCGTGCGCACGTCCGAGTGATCGTGGTGGGGCGCGTCTCCCGGTGAAGGGCGGACCAGACGCGACAGCGGGGCAACCATGAGCGAATCGATAGCCATCAGCAGGCCGCCCAGGGCGAGGCTAACCGAGAGCAGCAGCGGGGCGGCCAAGCGTGCCCAGTGGGTTCGGAACGTGTCGGCGGCGAGTTTCGCGAGAATCTCGCCGAACAGGATGATCGCCACCAGTGGCAGCAAGGCCGCCAGCACACCCATGAGCGGTGAACGCGTTGTTTGCAGCAGCAACGCGGCGGCGGCGAAGTACAGCACGTTCACTACCATGTTCAGCAGGAGCACGCAGATGAGCAGGCGGCGTGGCTTGCCCAGCAGGTCGTCGATGATGCCCGCGGCCTTGGGCGACTGGCGGCGCAGGGCCACGCGCTCGCCGTGCGTCAGGCCGAAGAGCGCCGTCTCGCTGCCCGATGCCGCGGCCGAGGCAACCAGCAGGCCGGCCATGAACACGACCAGACCGATGGCCAGCCCGCCGGAGTCCGGCATCGCCTGGACTGCATCTGAGACGGTTTCGGTGGAGGTGGAGGGGGTCGGCGTCATGGGGTGTTCGTGGGCCAATCAGGCATCGGGCGCGTGCGCCGGCACGCCCACCTGTTCGAGCATGCGCTCAAAGTACCGCCATTGCTGCAGCACGCCCGCCGCGGTTGCGGCAAGTGAGGGATCCAGTGGGCCGTCGCCCGCACCGAGCAACTTCGCGAGTTCATCGGCGAGATCTTGCCGGCGATCGGCAGCCCATGCACGCCAGCGCTCGACGGCCTCCTCGTTGCCCGACTCTATTGCTTCCTCGGCTTCCTGCCTGACCTCGAGAATCTCGGCGAGGAAGTCGGGCGGGAGCGGCGGGGCCTTGGCGCCCGGGGCTCGGACGGCCAGCACGGCCCGAGCCCGTTGCTCGGGATCCAGCAGGGTCTTCCGGGCGTCGTTGAGGCTGGATGAGTCCGCCGAATTCTCTGGGCCGGCCAGATCTGGGTGGGCAGTCGCAATCCTGACCAAATAGGCTTGTTCGATATTTGCAAGGGAAATATCGAAGCTGACGGGCAAGCCAAGGGTATCGAAGGGGCTCTCGGCCATAATGTGCAGACAATAGGCCGGCGGGGGTTTCGGTTGACCGGGCCCCCTCGATCGGCGAGGATGAGCCTCGTGGAAGGCGTGCCGAGCGAGGGTGCGGCCCGCAGGAACGGAGGCCACCGGTGCCATCACAACACGTCGGGATCGTCGCGGTCAGTCCCGAAGGCGCCGCTCTGGCCTACCGCCAGTTCCACCGCCACGCCACGCAGATGACCATGCCCGAGGATCGCCCGTGCGTCACGCTGCACGGCGAGCCATTCGATAAGTACCTCAAGGCCGTTGCCGATCAAGACTGGGAGACCATCGGCATGCTCTTGCGACGCTCGGCCGAGTGCCTGGCGGCGGCGGGGGCAGATTTTTGCCTGACGCCCGACCATGTTGTCCAGCACGCGGTGCAGATGGCCGAGACGGGGTGCCCGATTCCTTGGCTGACTATGGCCGAGTTGCTAGCCGACGAGGTGAGCCAGGAGGGCCGCCAGAGCGTCGGCATCCTCGGCACGCGCATGGTGACCAACGGCTCGGCGTACCAGACCCACCTGGGCCTCAAGGGGGTCAAGGTCATGACGCCGTCCCCCGAGGAGGTGGACGAGGTCGACTCGATCATCTTCCAGGAATTGGTGCTCGGCGAGACCCACGACTCATCCCGGCAGCGGCTGGGCGAGATCATCGCCCGGCTGGCCGACCGCGGCGCCGAGGCCATCGTGATGGGCTCGAGCGAGGTGCCGTTGCTGTTGTCGAGATCGAGTTGCCCCCTTCCGCTGTATGATCCGGGCGAGATCCAGGTCGTCCGGGCAGTTCAGATGGCCTCGAGCGTGCGACCAGGCTAGCGGAGAAACGCTAACAGATTGCGATCAGGCCGGCAGCAAGGTCAATCTGGGAAGCCCTTTCTTGACAGTTCGGGCTGCAACCCGGTTGGAGGAACGCACGAATATGTGCATGCCAAGATGCTCGGAGAGGGAAAATAGGCTGGACAAGTGGGGGTGCCCACTGGTATCCTGACCCCGAGTAGATCCGCGTGCAAGGCGGGAGCCGCCGACTGGCGGTATCCTTCGACGACCGATGGAGTATGCGGTCGAGCGAGGGCCCTGCATTTCGCCCCACGCGAGCGTGCTGGTAAGACCTTACCAGCGAACAATGAGGCCCCGACCCAACCAGCCCCGGGCATGGGGCCCACCCAGTGAACCCGCACAAGGGTCCAACCCACGGCACGGCTGAACGCCGATCGATATCTGGAGCATGAGCATGAGTGGCCAACGTAACGGATCGTCCTGCCACGCCAAGGCCCCCTTCGGCCTCGGCCGTCTCCGTTCGCTGTACAACCGGGCCGGGCGTGCGCCCGCGAAGCGCTCCGCTGCCAAAGAAGTGGGCTCGGGCCAGGTGATGGAGCAACTCGAAGCTCGCATCCTGCTGGGTGGCGACCATCCCAGCTTTGATTTGCCGCTCTCGCCGACCTCGGGTACCGAGATCATCATCAACGGCACGAACGGTGAGGGCACCGAAGACGGCACAATCGAGGGCGTGACACCCGACGTGGCCGACGACCTATTCCGCTTCGTGGCACCCGAGAGCGACTTCGTGACGGTCTGGGGCGACACCGTCAACGTGGGCGGCTCCGACCTGGACTCGCGCGTCGAGGTGTACGACATCGACGGGATGCTGATCGCCGAGGGCTCGTCG
It contains:
- a CDS encoding CNNM domain-containing protein, whose product is MSWGEAALWSLLALIGLAGSALASGLEMGVYALGRLGLETRALHGEPAAVMLRTEIRRTDRLLSTLLVHNNVCNYIGVLGVSALLGSAGLGPILTLVMQSIVVTPIILIFGESLPKELFRTGADRLTYLFAPVLRGLRTFYVMIGIVPLVMLAGSLMTRLIGGGGLGGSSDARQRMANILKEAGGPTGMSDDHSTLLDRALALGRGRVGDEMLSWSMAQKVHADWSHARIRKTLGTKPATTVPVTDGQGRVLGVASAISLLAGDPIEPDHLRPAVLVSPDTPTVVAIRRILAAEADLAIVVQNDKPAGIVSLNDLTEPLLVQ
- a CDS encoding CNNM domain-containing protein, which gives rise to MTPTPSTSTETVSDAVQAMPDSGGLAIGLVVFMAGLLVASAAASGSETALFGLTHGERVALRRQSPKAAGIIDDLLGKPRRLLICVLLLNMVVNVLYFAAAALLLQTTRSPLMGVLAALLPLVAIILFGEILAKLAADTFRTHWARLAAPLLLSVSLALGGLLMAIDSLMVAPLSRLVRPSPGDAPHHDHSDVRTLIRAGAHGGTIDDHEQELLEGVVGLSAVRARVAMTPRLDLHSVTPQMPIDELVQYAHRAGNHRLPVFDEHGVTITRILDVKATLAEGKPVLDMPIYVPENARLDRVLNQLRERKARTAVCVDEHGESTGMLGFADLLRGLVGMPIEQGQTGADGIIMVGLGCWSAPGRMPVSELARLFTEHRTQDFGLPPEAVTIAGAVMASLGRLAEVGDSVDFGPVHVEVERVAGRTIERVLVRPVAQPMPAPEDQP
- a CDS encoding amino acid racemase, with protein sequence MPSQHVGIVAVSPEGAALAYRQFHRHATQMTMPEDRPCVTLHGEPFDKYLKAVADQDWETIGMLLRRSAECLAAAGADFCLTPDHVVQHAVQMAETGCPIPWLTMAELLADEVSQEGRQSVGILGTRMVTNGSAYQTHLGLKGVKVMTPSPEEVDEVDSIIFQELVLGETHDSSRQRLGEIIARLADRGAEAIVMGSSEVPLLLSRSSCPLPLYDPGEIQVVRAVQMASSVRPG